GTCAGGGCGGGCATGGTTGGTCCGATCTTGGAATGATCTACACAGATGCCCAGATGCTACGCCGCCCCACTGACAGTCAGCCACGAGACTGAACGTCGCTGATCAAAGCCGCGGGGCCGATGCCGATGGGAGGGCCGATTGCTGAGGCATGCCCGCTGTCAGTTCCCGGATCTCGTCGTGATCGTGCTGTCACGTAGTGGTGTTGGATCACCGAGAGGGGCACCGTCATGCGATTGCCTTCTCGAGGCCGCGGATGAGAGTCGGACCAAGTTGGCGGAGATGTCCTGCCGGTTTGCCCTAGACTCGACAGTCGCTCCCGGCGCGGGAGCCGAACTGGTGTGCGGGAAGGACTGATTGACTGTGCGGCACGAGGCGCCGATCTACGACCAGCTCGTCAGGGAGCTCGGCGACATCCCTGCGCAGGTCCAAAGCGAAGCCGAGCGCACCGCCCGAGATCTGGCGCAGGTCTTCCGGCCTGTGGCACCGCTGGCGGGCGGCCAAGGTCTCTATTTGGCGCAGCCATTCACCGCTGGTCAGAGGTAGCACCCGCATCTTGAGCGTGGCTCCTGTCGCCGGGCGCGGACCGGGGTGGCGCGGGTGTCGGCGGGGACCTCTGACTGCCCAAGCGGCGTACCGTACTCCTTCGCCGTCCACCTGCCCGATCAGGACTGGGTCGACTACACCCTGCGTGAGTACGGCGAAGGCCGCCCGTACGTGGCCGCGAAGGTCCCGGCGAAGTTCCCCAAGGGCGGCGGGGGCAAAGCCATTCCGACTCTGTGGGTCAAGTACGCGCAGCAGGTCGAAGACCCCGCCGACCCCGGGTACGTGCGGCTCTGCGGCCTCGGCCTGAACGGCGAGTGAGCCGCCCACACCGTCAGGCGCGGCTCCTGGGTCCGCCTCGGCGTCGACGTCGCAACCGCCGGGGGCGACGGTTCACCATCTACAGGTGCGTCGGAGACATCCTCGAGTACCGCCACCACTCCAGCAGCGGCGCCGAGAACGACAACCATCCGGAGCAAGTGATCCGGCCGCAGACCGGGCCCGCCCGGTACTCATCTGGCGCCGGGTCTTTTTCTCGTGCCTCGATGAAGTCCAGCAGCGTCTCCTCGCGCCGCAGCCCCTGTTCGATGAATGCACGCACCTGTGCCCGCACAGCCCCCACCCTTCACGCATGCCCTCGATGACGTCCCTCGGCCGCCCGATTAACCCGACACCGACGGGCGCCGAACAGCGGGCCCAACAGGTTCACGGCTGCCCGACTCTGAGGATGGCTCCGTACGGCTGCGAGTGAGGACTGACGCCGAACGTGCTCCTTGAGTTAGATCTGCCCACCAGGCAGCACCTGTGTGCCCTGACCGAAGGGGACCTGGGTGGCCCTTGTCGCAGATGACGTGGGGGGTGCCGGGCACGGGTACGTTGCGGATATTCCGGTGCTGTCAAGACAGAGAGTTCGGTCGTCGCGGAGGCGGGACAGCGCGCAGCAGCTCCCACAGCGGATGCTGTCCGCCGGCCCAGGTGGCGAGGGTTGCCCGGTCCACGAGGTGCAGGCGCTGTGACTTGGCGAAGTCCTGGGCGGGTTTGGAGAAGCGGCCGTTGGTGACCAGGACGATGACGTCGCCTTTATGGACGGGGCGTCCGGTGCCGTTGAGGACCTGTAGGTCCGGAGTTCCAATGGCGGCTCCGGCCAGGCCAGCGCGGCGGTGTTTGCATTGGATGACCCAGCGTCGGCCGTAGGGGTCGGTGGCCTTGACGTCGGCGCCGTTGTCTCTGGCGCCGCCGACCTGGACGGCGTCCGTGCAGCCGTCGCGGTACATCAGGTCGCGTACTGCGTGCTCGAAGTCGCGGTGGTGCAGCCGATCGAGGCGGGTCATCGGGTAGCGCAGCGTACGGGCGCTCGCCTGCCGCTGCCGGGCCTGCTGGATCCGGGTGCGCTGCCACAGGACAACGGCGGCGGCAGCCACCGCGAGGATGAGAGGGATGATCCAGAGATGCCCGGCCAGCCAGTGCAGCAGCCGGCCGACCACCCACAGGATGACGGCGACGAGCAGCAGGGCTTCCCCAGTGCGCAGTTGCCGGCGTTTGCGCGAACGGGACGGGCGTCGGCCACTCACCGGCTGCTCCGGTCCCACGGGATCGGGTAGGACATCGTGGGCCGTGGCCGAGGCGCCGGGACCTTGTTCCAGCCGGGGAACCTGACCGGATACACAGTAGAAGCAGGCCGGGGTAACTCGCTCTCCCCGCCACCACTGTGCGGGCCGCCGATCAAGGCGACCGCCACCCCAAACAGCACCAGGGTGGACATCTCCCGGCGGGCCCCCGCCGCCCAGCGCGAGTACCCCCGCACCTTCGTACCGTCCCGCCGTATATACCCGTTCACCCACGGCATTGCCGTCCCCCCTCCCCCACGGGCTGCGCCCCTTCGCGCAACCGACCCATCAAACCAGCTTCCACTGACAACACGTCAGGAGAAGGTCACTTTCGGTCACACAGGCCGCTGCGTTCGAACAGGGCGCCCTATTTCCGCCAGCGTTGCTCGGGCTTGCCGATCTGCAGCGACTCGGGGGGACAGGATGGCGCCGCCGATGCCAAGGCCTGCACCGATCAGAGTCCCCGCGATTCCTGCGATGGCTATCCAGCCGTTGGTGTCCACGGGCCCGGATTCTGCCCGATGTCCGTATTGGGACCGAGCGTGCGAGAGCCCCGACCTCTCGGGGGCGGTCGGGGTTCCGTGTCATCTACACCCCGCCAAGGGGGTACACCGGGCGTAGATGACCCTGTCTGCCTTCGGCCGCGGTCGGGCATCAGAACGGACAGGCGATCAGCGAGGGGTCAGCGAGTACGTCCGAGGCCGGTTCGTCGGTGGCGTACACGGCGCCTTGTGGACGTGGACCATGCCCCTTGGTAGGTCCGCACCGTGGATGGCGAGCTGCTGCGCCTCGTGGGGCGTCATGTACCGGTCCCATCGGTCGCAGATCAGCGGACTGCCCGCCAGGCCGGGCCGAGCCGCACGGCTGTGACACACGCGGCTCCGACCCGACATGCGCTGCACATCACGGTGTGGCCGAGAAGCGCGCGGTACGCGGCCTCCGCGCCCTGGGGTGGCTTGGTCAGTACGATCACGGGGCGTCCTTCCGACAGGAACGGGGGAATCAGCGAACTGAGAGGCGAACACGTCGACCAGGCGCGACCCGAGGTCGACCGCTGTTCCGGCGGATAACGTGACGCCGCACCACACGCAGCACACGCCACGCTGCTGCGCATCAGACAGTGACGCGAGTGGGGGCAGCTCCCGAGGAGCATCCACGGCCGTCAACAGAACGCCCCTGCGGGAAGCCTCAGGCCACTGCCGCCGAGGCCGAACGCTGCGCCGAGCGTGGCCGCATTCGTCAGCCGCCCCGTACCGTCCGGCTTCTCCAACCATCCGAGTCCGTCTAGGTACCGGTCGGCCGGCAGGCAGAGCAGCGAGCGTGCCTCGGGGTGGACCGTCAGCCGCGGCAGGTCGGCGAGAAGCTCCTCGGCACCGGGCGGCACGAGCCACCACGCACGGTCGGCGCCGGGGTGAACCAGGAGCGGGCCGAGCCGTTCGGGGCCGATGCGCTGCAGCGCGGCGACCGACGGACGGATGTCGGCCTCCACAGCGAGCCACAGCCGACCGCTCGGAAGTTAGCGAGTTCGCCGGCTGCCCATTTGCGTTGCACCAGCACAGGGTTCGGGGCGCAGGAAGCCAGCCAGTCTGTGCCCGGATTGCGTGTCCGTGAGGCCATGAACAGCACCGTAGGAGCGACGGTTGCGGTACCGCTTGGTGATTGCGCCGGATTGCAAATGCCGCCTGGCCGGTTGGCGGGGGTTGCTTATGAGAGGTCGAGAGTGGCCCTCGCGCGGCCGATCAGGCGCCGTGCCTGGGGGCCGTGAACCGCGCCGCCAGCTGTCGGGAGGTCACAGGGCCCGGCAAGAGTTGGCCCTCGCGGAGAGCACGGCGACTCAGACGATCCGGGGAGTGGAGGTCTCGCGGATTACGAGCGCCCGCGCCGGCGTCCACCTTGCTGCCGCCCTGGTCCAGTAGTTCGGAGACGACCCGACCCGATCTGCCTCCGCGAAAGCACGCAAGAACTACGCCGGGACCAGTCCTGTCACCCGTGCCTCCGGCAAGACCTGCACCATCCAGGCTCGCTACGTCCGCAATTACCGCCTCGCCGACGCCCTCCAACGTCAGGCGTTCTGCGCCCTGCAAGCATCCCCCGGCGCCCGCCGCTACTACGACAGCAACGCGCCCGCGACCTCGACTACAACCCCGCCCTACGCCAAGTCGGGAACCGCCTCGTTGGCATCCTTCACGGCTGCCTCAAGACCCGAACCCGCTACGACGAGGCGACCGCCTGGTCGCACCACGCACACCTCCAAGCCGCTTGACCTCTAACGGCATGGGGTGTCTGACACGCAAATGCCCGGGGCGGTCGTTCCGTCACCAGCGCCATACACCAGCCGCCCGCCCCGGGCACCGCTCCCCCTTCCACACCCTCACCACGGGGGTCGGACCAGGTATCCCCGCTACCGGCGCTCCCGCGATCAGGCGTTTCGCGAACATCGGGACTTCGAAGTGATCACCAGCATGCCGGGCCTGGGCGTGATCCTCGGTGCCGAGTTCCTGGCCGCGACCGGCGGCGACATGAGTCTCTTCGGCACTCCTGACCGCCTCGCCGGCTTCGGCGGCGTTGCTCCCGTGCCCCGCGACTCCGGCAAGATCAGCGGCAACCTCCGCCGCCCGCGCCGCTACAACCGCCGACTCCAACGAGTCTTCACATCTCCGCGTTGTTCAGCATCCGTCACTGCGAGGACTCCCGCCGGTTTTTCGAACGCAAGCGAGCCGAGGCAAGCGCCACATCCAGGCCGTCCTCGCCCTGGCCCGCCTCCGGGTCAACGTCATCTGGGCCCTCCTGCGCGATGGACGGACTTACGAAGCCGTGCCGCCCACCGTTCTCGCAGCTTGACAAACAGCATTAGGAATCAATCGGAGCGTGACTCGATACGCACTGGTATGCGGAGGGGGTTGATCGTTTTGATCGAAAACCCCGATAGGCTCCCCTGTGGCGCTGCGAGTCGACGCGAACGCACTCGGTCGTCTCGAGCTGTGTGCTCGACGCGTACGGCGCCTGCACACCCCCCTGTTCGATCGTATTGCTTTCGAAGGATGCAGATGGAATTAGCCACTCCGCCCCCGGCGGCGCGGGCACCGGGCGCCTGGTACAGCTGGTGGCTGATGCCGCTCGCTTTAGGAGCAGGAACCGTCGCCACCGCGGTCGCGGGACCCGACCAGGTCCAGATACCCGCGACGTTCGCCGGTGCCGCGGCCACGGCGGCCAGCGCCGTCTGCGTACGGCTCCTCGTCCGCACCCAGTCCCAACTGCGCCGCGCCGACGGCGACTTCCGCACCTCACAGGCTGAGCACTCCCAGCAGTGGCAGCAACATGTGGCAGGACTTGAACGTAAGTACGCGGCCAAGCGCTCCGGCCTGGACGCACAATTGGACAAGCAGGCCAAGACCTTCGAGGCTCGCCTCGCGGAGCAGACGCGGGCCCACGAGACCGGCATGACCGCGCAGACCCACGCGGCACACGAGCAACTCTCCCGTCAGCAGGCCGTCGTGGGAAGGCTTGGTGACACCTACCTCCCCGAGGCGCTGAAGCGGTTGCGGGACGGCGAGGCCATCGACGACATCCTGTTGGAAGTCGGCCATGAGACGGATGCCGGCCCGGAGTTGCGCGCCGGGTTGCGCAAGGTCCTGCGGACCGCGCTGATAGGCGTGGAAGAGGAGTTCGACCGTTCCACTTCGGCCGAGCAGGCAGTGGTCAGCATCGGCAGCCGGATCCATGTGCTGACCAGCAAGCTGCGCGGACGGCTGCACGAGATGCAGGGCGAGCACGGGCGGCTGCCCGCGGTGGCCCAGGGCCTCATGGAGCTGGACCAGGAGATCGGCCCTGCCGACTGTCTCGCTGCCAGCATCGGCGTACTCGGCGGTTCGGACCGGCCCGGACGCCAGTGGCAGGAGCCACAGCGACTGCTCAGCGTCGCCCGTGGCGGCATCGGCCGCATCAAGGACTTCGACCGCGTCCAGGTCCGTCACCTGCCCGAACTCGGCGTCGACGGCGGCCTGGTGGACCATCTCACGCTGATCTTCGCCCACCTCCTGGACAACGCGGCGCGTTACTCGCCGCCCACCGAGCCCGTGGTCGTCTCCGGCAAGGAGGTCCCCAACGGCGTCGGCATCGAGATCCAGGACGCGGGCAAGGGCCTGAGCGACGAGAAGAAGCGCGAGGCGGAGCAGTCCCTCGCGGGCACCTCGAAGGGCCCCGGCCTCGGCGGCATCTCGGAGGACGCGAACCTGGGCCTGCGCGTGGTGGGCACCCTGGCACGCCGCTACGGCATCCGAGTCACCTTCGCGGACTCGCCCTGGCTCGGCACCTCGGTGGTCGTGGTGGTGCCGCACAAGTACTTCAGCCCATTGCCCGCCGCCGTCACGGAGCCGGCCCCGACAACCGCGGTGGGGTCCTCGACCGGCCGCGAGCCGATCCAGATCACGGCCGTGGAGATCACCGACGCGGTGGACACCACTCCCGGTGGACTGCCCAGGCGCCGCAGCATCCACAACGACATCGCGGGACCGCAGTCCAGGGCCGCTGAGCGCAGCGAAGAAAGCGTGGCCGCCGTGCCGCCCGACGCGTCCTTCACCGGCCTCGCCGCCTTCGCCACGGCCGGACAGGCAAGCGGCCCACCGCGCGAGAACACCGCGGACCGCGCCCAGGCCACGGACGCCGAGACCGCTGCCGGACGCGAGTCCAACCGCACTGAAGAGAGCTACTAGTCCCATGACGCAACAGGGAGCCGATGTGAGCTGGGCGCTCCGCGATCTGACGGAGAGCATCAAGGAGATTCGTTTCGCCCTTGTGGCATCGAGTGATGGTAAGGCGATCACTTCGTATGGTGCCGAGGACCCCGATGATGTGGACCGGTTCGCGGCTGTGGTCGCGGGGTTGCAGGCGTTGGCCCAGCCGGTGGCCAAGCAGTTCCCCAAGTACGCCGGGCAGCTGCGGCTCGCGATGATCGAGGTCGACGGGGGTCACTTGTTCGTGGTGCGGGCGGGTGTGGAGACGTATCTCGGGGTGCTGGCGAGGGAGGGCCTTGACCAGGGTCTTCTGGGTCATCAGATGAGGGATCTGGCCCGCAGGATGGGCGAGCTCCTCGGCACCACTCCGCGCCTGGACGAGCACTCTGGATGAGTGCTACCCGCCGTCTAACGGACCCGTCCGGTCTTGAGCGCTACTACGTCCTTACCGGTGGCCGCAGCGGGCCGGGCGGTTCCGCGGCGAGTCTTGACGTGGCGACTCTTGTCGTTGCGCGCGCCGCAGCCGTACCCGGCATGCAGCACGAGCACGAGGGGATACTCCGACGCTGCCGCGATCCGCTGTCGGTGGCCGAACTCGGCGCCCATCTCGGATTGCCCTTCAACATTCTCGCGGTGCTCCTGGCCGATCTGCTGGACGCAGGCCGCGTCGAAGCCCGCAATCCCATCCCGGCGTCAGGCGCCGGCCGCGG
This is a stretch of genomic DNA from Streptomyces sp. NBC_01717. It encodes these proteins:
- a CDS encoding sensor histidine kinase, giving the protein MELATPPPAARAPGAWYSWWLMPLALGAGTVATAVAGPDQVQIPATFAGAAATAASAVCVRLLVRTQSQLRRADGDFRTSQAEHSQQWQQHVAGLERKYAAKRSGLDAQLDKQAKTFEARLAEQTRAHETGMTAQTHAAHEQLSRQQAVVGRLGDTYLPEALKRLRDGEAIDDILLEVGHETDAGPELRAGLRKVLRTALIGVEEEFDRSTSAEQAVVSIGSRIHVLTSKLRGRLHEMQGEHGRLPAVAQGLMELDQEIGPADCLAASIGVLGGSDRPGRQWQEPQRLLSVARGGIGRIKDFDRVQVRHLPELGVDGGLVDHLTLIFAHLLDNAARYSPPTEPVVVSGKEVPNGVGIEIQDAGKGLSDEKKREAEQSLAGTSKGPGLGGISEDANLGLRVVGTLARRYGIRVTFADSPWLGTSVVVVVPHKYFSPLPAAVTEPAPTTAVGSSTGREPIQITAVEITDAVDTTPGGLPRRRSIHNDIAGPQSRAAERSEESVAAVPPDASFTGLAAFATAGQASGPPRENTADRAQATDAETAAGRESNRTEESY
- a CDS encoding DUF742 domain-containing protein, with the translated sequence MSATRRLTDPSGLERYYVLTGGRSGPGGSAASLDVATLVVARAAAVPGMQHEHEGILRRCRDPLSVAELGAHLGLPFNILAVLLADLLDAGRVEARNPIPASGAGRGPDLALLEKVLSGLQRL
- a CDS encoding restriction endonuclease, producing MSGRRPSRSRKRRQLRTGEALLLVAVILWVVGRLLHWLAGHLWIIPLILAVAAAAVVLWQRTRIQQARQRQASARTLRYPMTRLDRLHHRDFEHAVRDLMYRDGCTDAVQVGGARDNGADVKATDPYGRRWVIQCKHRRAGLAGAAIGTPDLQVLNGTGRPVHKGDVIVLVTNGRFSKPAQDFAKSQRLHLVDRATLATWAGGQHPLWELLRAVPPPRRPNSLS
- a CDS encoding roadblock/LC7 domain-containing protein, with amino-acid sequence MTQQGADVSWALRDLTESIKEIRFALVASSDGKAITSYGAEDPDDVDRFAAVVAGLQALAQPVAKQFPKYAGQLRLAMIEVDGGHLFVVRAGVETYLGVLAREGLDQGLLGHQMRDLARRMGELLGTTPRLDEHSG